The following coding sequences lie in one Ictalurus furcatus strain D&B chromosome 7, Billie_1.0, whole genome shotgun sequence genomic window:
- the LOC128609879 gene encoding regulator of G-protein signaling 20 isoform X1, whose translation MGSERVDMGKCPEQDTGNAVHITSSSKDMQDNVNRYTLGWLNAPPNACCFCWCCCCSCSCLTVRPSKAEKIQKIQEKQNEATVEEPAVLTLEEAQSWAQSFEHLIKSPNGRSNFRHFLKSEFSEENLLFWLACEELKKETNRTVVEQTVRQIYEDYVSVLSPREVSLDSRAREVISKNMLDPSSQTFDEAQQQIYTLMQRDSYPRYMSSSIYADLIESLESTKTAEES comes from the exons ATGGGGTCTGAGCGGGTGGACATGGGGAAATGTCCAGAACAGGACACTGGAAATGCCGTCCATATCACTTCTTCCAGCAAAGATATGCAGGACAACGTGAACAGGTACACTCTTGGCTGGCTGAACGCACCTCCAAACGCTTGCTGCTTCTGCTGGTGCTGTTGCTGTAGCTGCTCCTG TCTTACAGTAAGACCTTCTAAGGCAGAAAAAATTCAGAAGatacaggaaaaacaaaatgaagctACAGTTGAGGAACC AGCTGTTCTGACACTAGAGGAGGCCCAGTCGTGGGCACAATCATTCGAGCACTTGATTAAAAGCCCAAATGGCCGCTCCAATTTTCGTCATTTCCTCAAGAGTGAGTTCAGTGAGGAGAACCTGCTGTTCTGGCTGGCCTGTGAGGAGCTGAAGAAAGAAACCAACAGAACTGTGGTGGAACAGACTGTTAGGCAAATATATGAGGACTACGTCTCTGTGCTGTCACCTAGAGAG GTGAGTCTGGATTCACGTGCACGGGAGGTGATTAGCAAGAACATGCTGGATCCGTCCTCGCAAACCTTTGATGAGGCACAGCAGCAAATATACACACTCATGCAGCGAGACTCGTATCCTCGTTACATGAGCTCCAGCATTTATGCAGACCTTATTGAAAGTTTGGAATCAACTAAAACAGCTGAGGAGTCCTAA
- the LOC128609879 gene encoding regulator of G-protein signaling 20 isoform X2 gives MGSERVDMGKCPEQDTGNAVHITSSSKDMQDNVNSLTVRPSKAEKIQKIQEKQNEATVEEPAVLTLEEAQSWAQSFEHLIKSPNGRSNFRHFLKSEFSEENLLFWLACEELKKETNRTVVEQTVRQIYEDYVSVLSPREVSLDSRAREVISKNMLDPSSQTFDEAQQQIYTLMQRDSYPRYMSSSIYADLIESLESTKTAEES, from the exons ATGGGGTCTGAGCGGGTGGACATGGGGAAATGTCCAGAACAGGACACTGGAAATGCCGTCCATATCACTTCTTCCAGCAAAGATATGCAGGACAACGTGAACAG TCTTACAGTAAGACCTTCTAAGGCAGAAAAAATTCAGAAGatacaggaaaaacaaaatgaagctACAGTTGAGGAACC AGCTGTTCTGACACTAGAGGAGGCCCAGTCGTGGGCACAATCATTCGAGCACTTGATTAAAAGCCCAAATGGCCGCTCCAATTTTCGTCATTTCCTCAAGAGTGAGTTCAGTGAGGAGAACCTGCTGTTCTGGCTGGCCTGTGAGGAGCTGAAGAAAGAAACCAACAGAACTGTGGTGGAACAGACTGTTAGGCAAATATATGAGGACTACGTCTCTGTGCTGTCACCTAGAGAG GTGAGTCTGGATTCACGTGCACGGGAGGTGATTAGCAAGAACATGCTGGATCCGTCCTCGCAAACCTTTGATGAGGCACAGCAGCAAATATACACACTCATGCAGCGAGACTCGTATCCTCGTTACATGAGCTCCAGCATTTATGCAGACCTTATTGAAAGTTTGGAATCAACTAAAACAGCTGAGGAGTCCTAA